The proteins below come from a single Cannabis sativa cultivar Pink pepper isolate KNU-18-1 chromosome 3, ASM2916894v1, whole genome shotgun sequence genomic window:
- the LOC115711330 gene encoding uncharacterized protein LOC115711330, with amino-acid sequence MANDFQFFLCLLWKMWHCRNEFLHHRRVMAPASQIHVVADFLEQYQQHNTQQFPFKAPTAPTEPNNETPSGFQLKLSVDAAQNVAANKTGLGFAIYNSHGDLVLTVSSPWNGTHSALLMEAHALSFALSWCQRHNIKLDYIVSDSKTLVDYICNHATHHLLLNRFATNIRSLLSFFSNVTFRHISRQENEDAHHLAKYALGLDQEAI; translated from the coding sequence ATGGCCAATGATTTCCAATTTTTCCTTTGCTTGCTTTGGAAGATGTGGCATTGCAGGAATGAATTTCTTCATCACAGAAGAGTTATGGCGCCAGCTTCTCAAATACACGTTGTGGCCGATTTCTTGGAACAATATCAGCAACACAACACACAACAATTTCCCTTCAAGGCTCCCACTGCCCCCACCGAGCCAAACAATGAAACTCCTTCAGGTTTTCAATTGAAACTATCAGTGGACGCAGCACAGAATGTTGCAGCAAACAAAACGGGCCTTGGTTTTGCTATATATAACTCGCATGGGGACCTGGTGTTGACTGTATCATCTCCTTGGAATGGCACTCACTCAGCTTTACTAATGGAGGCCCATGCACTCTCCTTTGCGCTATCCTGGTGTCAAAGACATAATATAAAATTGGATTACATTGTTTCTGACTCTAAAACGCTTGTGGATTATATTTGTAATCATGCTACTCATCATTTGCTTTTAAATAGGTTTGCAACAAACATTAGAAGCTTGCTGTCTTTTTTCTCTAATGTTACTTTCAGGCACATCTCTAGGCAAGAAAATGAGGATGCTCATCATCTTGCAAAGTATGCATTAGGCTTAGATCAGGAAGCTATCTGA